A section of the Oscarella lobularis chromosome 15, ooOscLobu1.1, whole genome shotgun sequence genome encodes:
- the LOC136195778 gene encoding uncharacterized protein, which translates to MTHYTLGFPHRASTYRRNPISSQSSNRVLFVDFDGFTWLYSPKTASWTRLSASGANDDQFASIRHFSQLLENSMTNLCGTRVIAFAGARAYDEGKASNQTWMFHGASEKWTALTFTTQVPIARFGHEAFSHYRTESPCQCKESLIVFGGKDVKDLVLNDFWELQCVDDRNETSMNYEWAKFTTNLGPLKDHPLNRLNPFSVNNTHIYWLIDGNQSAWIFDARTERWSSIPIKIVGSNYETIVMIGNTRLAGRFFINTAETMGRVYVRQHKLFIFLANTKVIGVYNVEKSRLQYVSVEIHGIAPTAAFGKIMILKKETLLLSIKSETDQGITLWKLDMKNLLEAVQSNSSDSTLSFKKISFVDRYPRLQWDAKMISVTDTVWYLMQESQQKVQMWRFELDSLMWTLYDPDQMPGINPGLIKTPEICNASLVPYKVYFSFKKCYDGARFEAAYSVTKNNDVAFFGSRLGFNAQGKDNLWIYTVNLRQWSKVETNRTAPKKLTSFATMNLMTNGSLLLFGGIDNETSSLWMITIDIQLMKAKWKKLCCNRHQKMQQHTNQLQQLEWSSQIWKETFYVYFGVISTSNRSNWKIVRQNDTVYWFPDRLRKSSCDWKTYYTKPNTGDLTWHTAAMPPRKSCRQCQSNQADGRFAFTEDEFYFYVADLSESKWIIKPKKRHSMSSKYLIFGRGSTVYTIRTIFDKIPPARLRIVGVESLKLTKCKPGKYSPSYSLYPCRPCPMGAYSDRYGATNCTDCPNGFVTKSTGSNSIKNCTCAPNTCIHGKCIIQTGYTIVCICNAGFTGKACETPTMYLIGTGIVVGLLLVGAFYYCVKRVKRHQKVAEYTRVELEMAEETVAQLHNIWSVDDAEVDLMLMIGQGSFGDVWTAQYRDQTVAVKILKIRADDCTDQQLKEFKDESELLRSIFHANIVRLIGTGKTAENKPFIVLEYMERGSMRNELDTNYSADHPMEYALQVKYALHAAKGMRHLHRVNRMHRDLKCDNLLINDKGIVKVADLGCTKIAPTITSEDDSGASVRGSRAVGTALFRAPEMLRGKIYNASVDVYSYGITLWEIMTAKYPYFDKFAQGLMMAEILDQIVQSGARPEFPAVFMEDLKNLAKSCWNENPVHRPTFEQIVPKLERISLTIC; encoded by the exons ATGACACATTACACATTAGGCTTTCCTCATCGCGCATCAACGTATCGACGAAATCCAATTTCATCACAATCCAGTAATCGCGTTCTCTTTGTCGACTTTGACGGTTTTACGTGGTTATACTCGCCAAAAACAGCTTCGTGGACGAGGCTTTCTGCAAGCGGTGCAAACGACGATCAATTTGCTTCTATAAGGCATTTTAGCCAACTTCTAGAAAACTCGATGACGAATCTTTGCGGAACTCGAGTTATTGCGTTTGCTGGAGCTCGCGCTTACGACGAAGGGAAAGCGTCAAACCAAACGTGGATGTTTCACGGTGCCAGCGAAAAGTGGACTGCTCTCACATTCACGACCCAAGTTCCTATTGCTCGCTTTGGCCACGAAGCGTTCTCGCATTACCGAACCGAAAGCCCATGCCAGTGCAAAGAATCTCTAATTGTCTTCGGCGGCAAAGACGTGAAAGACCTGGTTCTAAACGATTTTTGGGAGCTGCaatgcgtcgacgatcgaaacgaaacaAGTATGAATTACGAATGGGCCAAGTTTACGACAAATCTGGGACCCCTAAAAGACCACCCATTAAATCGACTAAATCCATTCTCAGTAAACAATACGCACATCTATTGGCTGATAGATGGAAATCAAAGTGCGTGGATTTTTGACGCAAGAACGGAGAGGTGGTCTTCAATACCGATTAAAATTGTAGGCTCTAACTATGAAACGATTGTCATGATTGGAAATACAAGACTTGCTGGTAGATTTTTTATCAACACTGCAGAAACAATGGGAAGAGTATACGTGAGACAACATAAGCTATTCATTTTCTTGGCAAACACCAAAGTGATAGGAGTTTACAATGTGGAGAAAAGTCGACTTCAATACGTGAGCGTCGAAATTCACGGCATCGCGCCAACAGCAGCTTTTGGAAAAATTATGATactgaaaaaggaaacgctTCTTCTATCTATTAAATCGGAAACTGATCAAGGAATAACACTCTGGAAATTGGATATGAAGAATTTGCTTGAAGCAGTACAATCAAACAGCTCAGATTCAACGCTATCATTTAAGAAAATTTCCTTCGTTGACAGGTACCCACGTCTGCAGTGGGATGCCAAAATGATTAGCGTTACAGACACTGTTTGGTATCTAATGCAGGAGAGTCAACAAAAGGTGCAAATGTGGCGATTCGAACTGGATTCTCTTATGTGGACATTGTATGATCCCGATCAGATGCCAGGAATAAATCCAGGACTGATTAAAACGCCCGAAATATGCAACGCCAGTTTAGTGCCCTATAAAGTGTATTTCAGCTTCAAAAAATGTTATGACGGAGCACGGTTTGAAGCCGCTTATTCAGTAACAAAAAACAATGACGTGGCTTTCTTTGGGAGTCGTCTCGGATTTAATGCACAAGGCAAAGACAATCTTTGGATCTACACGGTGAATTTGAGACAATGGTCTAAGGTTGAAACAAATAGAACGGCACCAAAGAAACTAACGTCATTCGCAACAATGAACTTGATGACAAATGGATCACTGCTTTTATTCGGTGGCATAGATAACGAAACGAGCTCGCTGTGGATGATAACAATCGACATCCAGCTAATGAAAGCAAAGTGGAAAAAGCTCTGTTGTAATAGACACCAGAAGATGCAGCAGCATACAAATCAACTACAGCAGCTTGAGTGGTCGAGCCAAATTTGGAAAGAAACATTTTACGTCTACTTCGGCGTCATCAGCACGTCAAACAGATCAAATTGGAAAATCGTGCGTCAAAATGACACTGTCTACTGGTTTCCTGACCGcttgagaaaatcgtcttgtGATTGGAAAACGTATTACACTAAACCCAACACCGGCGATCTAACGTGGCATACGGCAGCAATGCCGCCAAGAAAATCATGTCGCCAATGCCAATCCAACCAGGCAGATGGCCGTTTCGCTTTCAcagaagacgaattctacTTTTATGTAGCAGACCTGAGCGAATCTAAATGGATCATTAAACCTAAAAAGCGTCATTCAATGTCAAGTAAATATCTGATATTCGGGCGCGGAAGTACAGTATATACTATCAGAACAATATTTGATAAGATTCCTCCTGCTAGGCTTAGAATCGTTGGCGTGGAGAGCCTCAAGTTGACCAAGTGCAAGCCTGGGAAGTACAGTCCTAGTTACAGTCTCTATCCATGCCGTCCATGCCCAATGGGAGCATACAGCGACCGATACGGAGCAACGAACTGCACCGATTGTCCAAATGGCTTTGTAACGAAGTCAACGGGCTCAAATTCTATTAAGAACTGCACCTGTGCGCCCAATACGTGCATTCACGGAAAGTGCATTATTCAAACTGGCTATACAATCGTCTGCATTTGCAACGCAGGGTTCACTGGAAAAGCGTGCGAAACACCGACCATGTATCTCATTGGTACTGGAATAGTAGTCGGACTTCTACTAGTCGGTGCCTTTTATTACTGCGTGAAACGCGTAAAAAGACATCAAAAAGTGGCCGAGTATACAAGAGTCGAGCTGGAGATGGCCGAGGAAACGGTAGCTCAGTTGCATAACATTTGGTCGGTGGACGATGCAGAAGTTGATTTAATGCTCATGATTGGACAAGGCTCGTTTGGCGACGTGTGGACAGCTCAGTACCGTGATCAAACTGTGGCCGTCAAAATCCTTAAGATAAGAGCAGATGATTGCACTGACCAACAATTgaaagaattcaaagacgaaagcgagttGCTCAGATCAATTTTTCACGCCAATATCGTTCGCTTGATCGGTACTGGTAAGACCGCTGAAAACAAACCGTTTATTGTTTTAGAGTACATGGAACGGGGAtcaatgcgaaacgagttagACACCAACTACTCCGCCGATCATCCAATGGAATATGCTCTACAGGTCAAGTATGCTTTGCATGCGGCTAAGGGAATGCGCCACCTTCACCGCGTCAATCGCATGCATCGCGATCTCAAGTGCGATAACCTTCTGATCAACGACAAAGGAATCGtcaaagtcgccgatttggGCTGCACAAAAATAGCACCGACAATTACCAGTGAAGATGACAGCGGTGCAAGCGTTCGGGGATCACGCGCCGTGGGTACAGCGCTATTCAGAGCTCCAGAGATGCTTCGCGGTAAAATCTACAACGCCTCTGTCGACGTTTACAGCTACGGCATTACATTGTGGGAAATTATGACAGCAAAATACCCTTATTTTGACAAATTTGCCCAAGGACTAATGATGGCTGAAATTCTGGATCAAATAGTTCAAAGTGGTGCGCGACCAGAATTTCCTGCCGTATTCATGGAGGACTTGAAAAATCTCGCCAAATCATGCTGGAACGAGAATCCGGTTCATCGACCTACTTTTGAACAGATTGTTCCAAAGCTGGAAAGAATCAGTCTGACAATATGTTG A